Proteins from a genomic interval of Vibrio sp. SS-MA-C1-2:
- a CDS encoding efflux RND transporter periplasmic adaptor subunit, giving the protein MKKIITSTLLVAFGALLSYGSNIYLSQHTDHGAMAEKSKKPLYWVAPMDPNFKRDKPGKSPMGMDLVPVYEESGSNSQLGDVKVNSTLQSNFAIQTAVVTEGAIVKTVNTVANVEFNDDLISHIHPRVAGWIQNLEANSLGMEIKKGDRLFTFYSPDLLAAEQDYLTALRSGQRKVISAAKQRLTLMGISESEFSRLTKTKEASDNIPVYSDVDGIVSELNVREGMYINPGMDVMTIAGLSSIWLEGQLFEKQALWVKKGQEVEITFDSNPGQQFTGTVDFVDPFLDPKSRTVAVRVILDNTNNQFKPGMFANITIDAGESEKGLLIPREALIKRQNQNHVIVQTDDEHFQSMAVKSGIGDDSHVLILDGLNKGEKVVTSGQFLIDSESNIDASRLRMEGMSMAMKHDNTSENGAKTASTHGFLSAVDTDFNSLTIKHDPIPQWKWPTMTMDFELAPPLMINAVKVNQDIDFTIKRDSSENLLITQYKQAGMDYAVASGEIKGIDTDFNSLTIVHQPVAAWQWPAMTMDFELGPNLNIKDFAIGQSITFAIRRDKEMNLVITAIKTKE; this is encoded by the coding sequence ATGAAAAAAATAATTACTTCTACATTACTTGTCGCGTTTGGTGCACTGCTTAGCTATGGCAGTAATATCTATCTATCTCAGCATACTGACCATGGTGCAATGGCTGAAAAGAGTAAAAAACCGCTCTATTGGGTTGCTCCGATGGATCCTAATTTTAAACGTGATAAACCGGGGAAATCGCCAATGGGGATGGATTTAGTCCCGGTATATGAAGAATCAGGCAGTAATAGTCAGCTTGGTGATGTAAAAGTCAACAGCACGCTACAATCTAACTTTGCGATTCAGACAGCCGTTGTGACAGAAGGAGCAATTGTCAAAACAGTGAATACAGTAGCGAATGTGGAATTTAATGATGATTTAATCAGTCATATTCACCCTAGAGTTGCTGGTTGGATTCAGAACTTAGAAGCAAATAGTCTAGGAATGGAAATAAAAAAAGGCGATCGACTTTTTACTTTTTACTCACCTGACTTATTAGCGGCAGAGCAAGATTACCTCACTGCACTTCGTAGTGGCCAACGTAAAGTGATTTCAGCAGCTAAGCAACGCCTAACATTGATGGGTATTTCTGAGAGTGAGTTTTCTCGACTAACAAAGACAAAAGAGGCAAGTGACAATATCCCTGTCTATTCGGATGTTGATGGTATCGTTTCTGAGTTAAATGTCCGTGAAGGTATGTACATTAATCCGGGAATGGACGTGATGACGATTGCAGGATTATCGTCGATTTGGTTAGAAGGTCAACTTTTTGAAAAACAGGCTCTTTGGGTTAAAAAAGGTCAAGAGGTAGAGATTACTTTTGATAGTAACCCGGGACAGCAATTTACAGGAACAGTTGATTTTGTCGATCCGTTTCTTGACCCAAAATCACGTACAGTTGCAGTACGAGTTATTTTAGACAACACGAATAATCAATTTAAACCCGGCATGTTTGCCAATATTACTATTGATGCTGGTGAGAGTGAAAAAGGTCTATTAATCCCTAGAGAAGCGTTAATTAAACGTCAAAATCAAAATCATGTCATTGTTCAAACAGATGATGAACACTTCCAAAGCATGGCAGTGAAGTCAGGCATTGGGGATGACTCACATGTACTGATTCTTGATGGTTTAAATAAAGGTGAAAAAGTCGTGACATCAGGTCAGTTCCTTATTGACTCTGAATCCAATATTGATGCCTCTCGTTTAAGAATGGAAGGAATGTCAATGGCGATGAAGCACGATAACACTAGCGAGAATGGTGCTAAAACAGCTTCTACCCATGGTTTCCTCTCTGCAGTAGATACCGACTTTAATAGCTTAACCATTAAGCATGATCCAATTCCACAGTGGAAATGGCCAACCATGACGATGGACTTTGAATTAGCCCCTCCATTGATGATTAATGCGGTAAAAGTCAATCAAGACATTGATTTTACTATTAAAAGAGATAGTAGTGAGAACCTTTTAATTACCCAGTATAAGCAAGCTGGTATGGATTATGCAGTTGCATCGGGTGAGATTAAAGGTATCGATACCGATTTTAATAGTTTAACAATTGTTCATCAGCCGGTTGCTGCATGGCAATGGCCTGCAATGACGATGGACTTTGAATTAGGCCCAAATTTAAATATCAAAGATTTTGCAATAGGACAGTCAATCACTTTTGCAATACGTCGAGATAAAGAGATGAATCTCGTTATTACCGCTATAAAAACTAAGGAGTAA
- a CDS encoding DUF3316 domain-containing protein produces the protein MKKLHKTLLTGLLLLSSAAAVAHPLSSTGGYVSKIDSEVVTTQYVSTKEEAVKLAITKIKSIKQLPQRELEHQFNILGIGTYISGTHVEDGAYITIEEVFQPDGSSSYVGSAHFDLHYQELRDNN, from the coding sequence ATGAAAAAATTACATAAAACACTTTTAACTGGTTTACTTTTACTTTCTAGTGCAGCAGCTGTTGCTCATCCTCTCTCGTCAACTGGGGGGTATGTAAGCAAAATAGACAGTGAGGTTGTAACTACACAATATGTATCAACAAAAGAAGAGGCTGTAAAACTAGCTATAACCAAAATTAAATCTATAAAACAGTTGCCTCAACGGGAGCTTGAACACCAATTTAACATTCTTGGTATTGGTACTTATATCTCTGGGACTCATGTTGAAGATGGTGCTTATATTACAATTGAAGAAGTATTTCAGCCTGATGGCTCATCGTCTTACGTAGGTAGTGCTCACTTCGATTTACATTATCAAGAATTAAGAGATAATAATTAA
- a CDS encoding heavy metal sensor histidine kinase, producing the protein MKKINNSLAFKLVAMYIIASSTILVIFSMIVHSAIESHFSQQDYLHLKEKIQSLSSNNEIELDELNLLNIPAWVVENNQVLKSNEIANKLPKKMLSSSFFEWSIDGRFYKAYKFEVKKHQFIVLQIETTHHKIFLTKLNSILTWSLILSLVLSVLYALFIVRVTLIPLNSLTKYIEKVNISNLHLRIPEDLLPIEFQKLISSQNNMLERLQSRFLRLSEFSSDIAHELRTPLTNIMMQTQVAINKDRTADEYYNVLVSNIEEIERINKVISDTLYLAKSENNLLHKTKFKLRFKDILLPLVDYYEVLAEDKNVIITVNGDANILADKEMLQRAFGNVLSNALRHCYSETEITIDISEYQEQKMVKISNYGEPIPKDSLPFIFERFYRSDKSRVHSSSVGAGLGLPIAKAIMNEHNGDLTVNSNGNITEFLFSFKIL; encoded by the coding sequence ATGAAAAAAATTAATAATTCACTCGCATTTAAACTAGTCGCTATGTATATAATAGCCTCAAGTACTATTTTAGTTATTTTTTCAATGATAGTTCATAGTGCAATAGAATCACATTTTTCTCAACAAGACTATTTACACTTGAAAGAAAAAATACAATCACTATCATCCAATAATGAAATTGAATTAGATGAACTTAATTTGTTAAATATACCTGCTTGGGTTGTAGAAAATAATCAAGTTTTAAAGTCAAATGAAATTGCGAACAAGTTACCAAAAAAAATGCTATCAAGTTCTTTTTTTGAATGGAGTATAGATGGACGCTTTTATAAAGCTTATAAATTTGAGGTAAAGAAACATCAATTTATTGTATTACAAATTGAGACTACACATCATAAGATTTTTTTAACAAAACTTAATTCTATTCTTACTTGGTCCCTTATATTGAGCTTGGTATTATCTGTTCTTTATGCTTTATTTATTGTTCGAGTAACATTAATACCGTTAAACTCATTGACTAAGTATATAGAGAAGGTAAATATTAGTAATTTACATTTGCGAATACCTGAAGACCTACTTCCAATTGAGTTTCAAAAGCTAATATCATCTCAAAACAATATGCTAGAAAGGTTACAATCTAGATTTTTACGACTAAGCGAATTCTCATCAGATATTGCGCATGAGTTAAGAACACCATTAACTAATATTATGATGCAAACTCAAGTTGCAATTAATAAAGATAGAACAGCTGATGAGTATTATAATGTGTTAGTTTCCAATATTGAAGAAATAGAACGGATTAATAAAGTTATTTCTGATACTTTATATTTAGCTAAGTCAGAAAATAATCTTTTACATAAAACTAAATTTAAATTACGCTTTAAAGATATCTTATTACCATTGGTAGATTATTATGAAGTATTGGCAGAAGATAAAAATGTGATAATAACAGTTAATGGTGATGCTAATATATTAGCTGATAAAGAAATGCTTCAACGAGCTTTTGGTAATGTACTATCTAATGCTTTAAGGCATTGTTATTCAGAAACAGAAATAACTATTGATATTTCAGAATATCAAGAGCAGAAAATGGTAAAAATTAGTAATTATGGGGAGCCAATTCCTAAAGACTCATTACCATTTATTTTTGAACGCTTTTATCGTTCCGATAAGTCTAGAGTTCATTCTAGTAGCGTAGGTG
- a CDS encoding heavy metal response regulator transcription factor yields the protein MKILVVEDEEKAGAYLKKGLIESGYNVDLSPNGVDGLYLATTFKYDLIILDIMLPTLNGWQVLKTLRTSNIMTPVIILSAKDQVDDRVKGLELGANDYLVKPFAFIELLARIKNCMRHQAIGIQQESRLYIADLTVDLISRKVTRGEDIIKLTAKEFMLLEYLLTKKGQVVTRTQIASAVWDMNFDSDTNIIDAVIKRLRSKIDRPYEHKLILTIRGMGYKLDDSNK from the coding sequence ATGAAGATATTAGTAGTCGAAGATGAAGAAAAAGCTGGAGCCTATCTTAAAAAAGGCTTGATTGAATCAGGCTATAATGTAGATCTTTCGCCTAATGGTGTTGATGGGCTATATTTAGCAACGACATTTAAATATGATCTAATCATCTTAGATATAATGTTACCAACATTAAATGGATGGCAAGTATTAAAAACACTTCGTACCAGTAATATAATGACACCTGTCATTATATTATCTGCGAAGGATCAGGTTGATGATCGTGTAAAAGGCTTAGAGCTAGGGGCAAATGACTACCTTGTTAAGCCTTTTGCATTTATTGAGTTGCTTGCTAGGATCAAAAACTGTATGCGCCATCAAGCAATAGGTATTCAGCAAGAATCAAGGCTGTATATTGCTGATTTGACTGTTGATCTTATTTCGAGAAAAGTTACTCGAGGGGAGGATATAATAAAACTTACAGCTAAAGAGTTCATGTTATTAGAGTATTTGTTAACAAAGAAAGGACAAGTGGTAACTCGAACTCAGATAGCTTCAGCAGTATGGGATATGAACTTTGATAGTGATACAAATATTATTGATGCGGTTATTAAAAGATTAAGATCAAAAATTGATAGACCATATGAACATAAGTTAATCCTAACGATTCGTGGTATGGGTTATAAGCTTGATGATTCTAATAAATGA
- a CDS encoding TolC family protein, giving the protein MNTISLRDIAVSCLLLLSFPTFAAQEINLSQALNIAKEQDLQAQAITNQADEMRSSAIKAGTLPDPSISLGLNNMPTDSFDFNQENMTQLQVGLTQNFAPGSSLKYKKDSIQARAQSIDGQYILRAEQRKLAVEQLWIKLSANKASQKKTKELIQTLKKSHQSVLADYQSGKTNQSTLLTVENNISLTNNQLLSLQSEYKTLLGQLSRWIGQFAFEPLNLSFPDWQLPKAISGDWKSYSEYFKSHPEAKIQAELINSRQFDIQTAKEEYMPKWGIKAGYGYRADSPDGMDRSDFLSVGVTVSVPIHMATNQDQGLNAANSAYKAQEYRYQDTIRSLVGRYQSAYHQAKINQKILMQYQEVLVPNAKKMVSLSVDNYYAATASFNQLILSQQQLLKTELQQIKAKSNYCQSLVQLNYFSAKEYSL; this is encoded by the coding sequence ATGAACACCATATCTTTAAGAGATATAGCGGTAAGCTGTTTGCTACTGCTCTCATTTCCAACATTTGCAGCTCAGGAAATCAACCTCTCTCAAGCTCTAAATATTGCTAAAGAGCAGGATTTACAAGCTCAGGCTATTACAAATCAAGCAGATGAAATGCGTTCATCTGCCATTAAAGCCGGGACGCTGCCTGACCCATCTATCTCGCTAGGGCTGAATAATATGCCTACAGATAGTTTTGATTTTAATCAGGAAAATATGACGCAACTCCAAGTCGGCCTTACTCAAAATTTCGCCCCTGGTAGCAGCCTAAAATATAAAAAAGACTCAATCCAAGCTAGAGCTCAAAGTATTGATGGACAATATATATTACGTGCGGAACAACGTAAATTAGCTGTTGAGCAACTTTGGATAAAGTTATCAGCTAATAAAGCTAGTCAAAAAAAGACTAAAGAGTTAATTCAAACACTTAAAAAAAGCCATCAATCTGTGCTGGCTGATTATCAAAGTGGTAAAACAAATCAATCAACTCTTCTTACAGTGGAAAATAATATTAGCTTAACTAACAATCAACTGCTGTCATTACAAAGTGAATATAAAACTTTACTTGGACAACTATCACGTTGGATTGGTCAATTTGCTTTTGAGCCGTTAAATCTTTCTTTTCCTGATTGGCAATTACCAAAGGCAATCTCAGGTGATTGGAAGAGTTATAGCGAATATTTTAAATCTCACCCAGAAGCTAAAATTCAAGCTGAATTAATCAATAGTCGTCAATTTGATATTCAAACAGCGAAAGAAGAGTATATGCCTAAATGGGGTATTAAAGCAGGTTATGGGTACCGTGCAGATTCACCGGATGGTATGGATCGCAGTGATTTTTTATCGGTTGGAGTAACGGTCAGTGTGCCTATTCATATGGCAACAAACCAAGATCAAGGTTTGAATGCAGCGAACAGTGCCTATAAAGCGCAAGAATACCGATATCAAGATACAATTCGTAGCTTAGTCGGGCGATATCAGTCTGCATATCATCAAGCAAAGATTAATCAAAAAATACTGATGCAATATCAAGAGGTACTCGTGCCGAATGCAAAAAAAATGGTGTCATTAAGCGTTGATAACTATTACGCCGCAACAGCAAGTTTTAATCAATTAATTCTATCTCAGCAACAGCTTCTAAAAACAGAACTACAGCAGATTAAAGCTAAATCAAATTACTGCCAATCATTAGTACAACTTAACTATTTTTCTGCTAAAGAGTACTCATTATGA